DNA from Chrysemys picta bellii isolate R12L10 chromosome 13, ASM1138683v2, whole genome shotgun sequence:
TTTATAAGTGCCTCCCCTATCCTGCGCTAGGAGTGCGTGATGTCGGCCTTGGGCGCTGCTGGTTCCTCGTGGCTGCCTGGGAAGGGGCCCGTGGCGTGGCTGGAGCTCTGTTGTTCCTCGAGCACCAGGCCCTACCTTGGCTCAGGTCCCTAGGATCCCTGCACTGATATCTCTTaaatcctctccccacccccatttctgtCTGTCACCCCCAGAGGTCATCAAGACCCTGATTGTGAAGGGGAAGGCGCCGGTGGATCCAGAGTGCTTGGCTAAACTGGGGAAGGTAACGCAAGACCTCCTGCCCCGGGGGTCTCCAGTCCCCACCCCCCTAAACCAGCCAATGCCTGCCCTGGGGCGGGATTggggccagcgccccctagaggggaaaagccccatgccccgttccctgtcccctgaaccagccagtccctgaCCTGGGGTGGGATCAGAGCCAGCCCCCCTAGAGAGGAAAAGCCCCACATCCCTGAGACAGCCAGTCCCCACTGGGGTGGGATTGGGGCCAATGCCCCTAGAGGGGACTTCCTcacaccccatcccttcccagggCCGGCTGCGGCTCAGGAAGTGCCCATTTCCCCCCAGGCCCACATATACTGTGAAGGGGACGACGTCTACGACGTGATGCTCAACCAGGTGAGTGTGGTGCTGTGGCACTCCTGGCCGGGAGAGCCACCCGCtcaggagctgggggaaggggggctgctgcgggcagagaccccccccagccctgtccctgacGCCCAGCCCCCGGTCTGTCCATCCGTCCCGCAGACCAACCTCCAGTTCAACAACAACAAGTTCTACGTCCTACAGCTACTGGAGGACGATGGGCCGCAGAGCTACAGCGTCTGGACGCGCTGGGGGCgcggtgagcagggtgggggccaTGGAGGGCTGGGTGAGTGTCGTGGGGCACtcctgcatgggggagggagctggatgTGTGTGGCCAGGGGctagggtgtggcagggggctgggtgcatggcaggggttgggggggcagagcaGTGTCCCCCATCACCACATCTGTCCTGTCCCTGCAGTGGGGCGGCCAGGCCAACACGCGCTGGTGTCCTGCGCTGGGGACCTTGCCCAGGCCAAGGAGATCTTCACTAAGAAGtgagtccccccctccccccaaaccccttggAGCCTGCCCCCTCCTCGCCTCCCTCTCCGGTCTCTCCCCAGGTTCCTAGACAAGACCAAAAACCACTGGGCCGAGCGGTGCAACTTCCAGAAAGTGCCTGGCAAGTACGACCTGCTGCACATGGACAGCCGGCCCCCCgtgagtgtgacaccccccccttAGAGCCCCCCCATACGACCTGCACAAGGACAGCTGGCCTCATGTCCCCCAACAcataaccccctgccccatattACCTGCACATGGATCCTGAAGCCCACGCAGGCCCCCCAGCTCATGTGGAGAAGCAGTGGGCCCTGTGTCCCACCTCCATGGGAGCATTGCAGGGTGGCAGGATGGGGGTGCTCTGGGTATGGCTGGGAGACCCAgtaacaacccccaccccccccgcccaggcCGCAGAGCCGAGCTGCGCGGGGGCCTCCCAGCCCAAACCAGCCTCACGACTGGACCCCCGAGTGCAGGCGCTGCTGGGGCTGATCTGCGACCTGCAGGCCATGGAGGAGATTGTGCTGGAGATGAAGTATGACACCAAGAAGGCTCCTCTCGGTGAGCCCCCCATGGGCGTGTAGGGGAGGGATTGGGGGTGGCGGGGGCCGGCAGATCTGGGCTGTGGTTGAGAGGGTTCTGGGGTGCAGGGGATCTGGCGGGAGTCAGGGGGCTCCTGGGGGGTCCCAGGCGCTGGTGGTTCTGACCCGCTCCCCCCAGGGAAGCTGACGGTGGAGCAGATCCGTGCTGGGTTCCAGTCACTGCAGAAGGTGGAGGCGGTTCTGCGGGCCGGGGACACTGGACGGGCCCTGCTGGAAGCCTGCAACGAGTTCTACACCCGTGTGCCCCATGACTTTGGGTCAGTGCCCCCAagtgcccccccccgcacctccccccgAGTGTCGCTCCCAGCATGCTCCGCCGTGCCGAGTGTCCCCCGCCCGCTCCGAGCACCTcctgcctagggttgccaactttctaattgcacaaaaccaaacacccttgttccacccctcctctgaggccctgcctctgctcactccatcccccctccctctgttgctcactctccccaccctcactcactttcactgggctaaggcagggggttggggtacagggggtgtgagggctctggggctgggccaggtatgaggggtttggagtgcaggaggggactctggactggggcaggggggttcggagggcagggggttggagcgtgggggggtgagggctccagctgggggtgcgggctctggggcagagctgggtattaggggtttggggtgcaggagggtgctctgggctgggatcgaagggtttggagggtgagagggggatcagggctggggcagggggttggggcgtgggggtgcaggctccgggtgatGCTCacttcaggcagctcccggaagcagtggcatgttccccctctggctcctacgtggaggcacagccaggcggctctaTGCACTGCTCTGTCTGCAGGCGttgctcccgcagctcccattggtcgggaaccacagtgcttggggcgggagcagcgtgtagagccccctggctgccccaatgcctaggagctggacggGGGACATGCCATTGCCTCCGGGAACCGcgtggagcctgccttagcttcGCTGTGCCGCCagccggacttttaatggcccttcCAGCAGTGGtaactggagctgccagggtcccttttcgactgggtgttccggtcaacaaccggacacctggcaaccctacccctgcccctccaagcaccccctaccctgccctgctctgcgtCCTCGCTGGGGCTCTaggtcccccccactccccctagGCCTGGctcactctgcttctctcccccccacacacacacccaggcttCGGACACCCCCATTGATCCGGACGTGGCAGGAGCTTCAGGAGaaggtgcagctgctggaggtgagcggggggaggtgggaaatctgtccctccatctctctgtctgtccatccccctctgactcctcccaccccccaggcccTGGGTGAGATCCAGATCGCCATCAAGCTGGCACGCTTGGAGCTGCATGGCCAGGAGCACCCGCTGGACCGAAGCTACCGCACGCTGGGCTGTGAGCTCCACCCCCTGGAGCGGGACTCTGCCCACTTCCAGGtcggggggctgcgaggggccaGCAGTGGggaagctggggggcagggtgggttggGGAGTAGTGGGGAGCAGTGTAGGTTAGGGGGGCGGGCAAGGGGgacagtgtggggctggggaggccagGTGAGGGGGCAGTGACCAGGGGCATGTggcgggggggagcgggggctgaaAAAGGCcaggcgggtggggaggggggcagggctggggttagCTCACGCCCCACAGCTCCCTCCAGGTGCTGGAGCGGTACCTGCTCTCCACCCATGCGCCCACCCACCGTGACTACTCCATGGAGCTGCTGGAGGCTTTCACCCTGCGCCGGGCCGGCGAGCCCCCCTTCCGCGCCAGCCTGTCCAAccggtgaggggctggggggagtgatCTAGGGGCCTGGGGGGCatcctgggggcaggagcagctggggggGCCCAGGGATGGGAACAGGTGGGTTTGTCCTGCACCTGGTGGGTTACATCTGTGCAACCAgactgccccccctcctcccggctCTGTCAGCTCCCTCCCAGCattgccccccccacactcctccgAGCTAAGTGAACCCTTCTGCTTCAGTGCCAGGCacaggggaaactaaggcacacagcGGCAGAGTAAAAGTGTTAGACAATTCACGCTTGGTCACAGAAGGAGAGtccggtggggtgggggttggatccCAGCCAGTAAAGGGGCTGGGTACTGCGGGGAACGGGGGAGGCTGGGCATGGGGCTCaccctctccctttttccccccaGGACGTTGCTGTGGCATGGCTCCCGGCTGGGCAACTGGGTGGGGATCCTGAGCCAGGGGCTGCGAGTGGCACCCCCTGAGGCCCCCGTCACCGGCTACAtggtgagacacccccccccccttgtccgcAGCTGCCTGCCTTTTCCTCCTCGACcctttcccagctccctccccctcagccAGTCTAATCCCTCACCACCCCCCATCTCTCACCCCCAGTTTGGGAAGGGCATTTACTTCGCAGACATGTCGTCCAAGAGCGCCAATTACTGCTTCGCCTCACGCCAGCGCGACGTgggcctgctgctgctgtgtgaggtgagtgccaccccagagccaactGCATCTCGGAGAGCGATCCTGGCCCAGAGCACCTGGCTTCATgtctggctctggaaggggagtcgGGTCCTGGGGTTAGAACAGGACGGGGCTGGGTTCTCTTCCCGCTCTGGGCAGGACGCACAGGCAGCTGTGGACTTGGTGCCCCTCTCCTGTTGCAGGTGGCCCTGGGTGAgtgccaggagctgctggaggcgaATGCCGAGGCCGGGAAGCTGCCGCCCGGGAAGCACAGCACCAAGGGGCTGGGGAAGCTGGCACCCGCTCCCACCAATAGCATCATGCTGTGAGtactggagagggggcagggctggcagcccatGGTGCTTGCCCTGAGTGACGGAGGCCCCGGGGGGGACAGCATGAGGGGAAAGCTCTGCCCCCTGGCACGATGCCacagtccgtcccccccccagccccttcgcAGCTGCTCAGTGGAGACTCGCTTGGCCCCAGGAGAGGCTGGTTTGTGGGactctcctgggacccccccagtTTTTCATGCCCTCAGGCAAGACACTTGGAGCCAGCGTGGACCTTCAGGGTAGGCAGAGctgccccccctctgcccccagggaAATCTgtgcctgctccagcccccccccccccccggtaccgcCCAACAGGCCggtcctgcagcccccccaccgtGGTTTGGTTCCAGGCCCAGAGGAGAAATAGCCGTGTCGCGTTTGAACAGCCCGGCGCCAACCCAGCTgccagctcagggcagggggtgaaggCCGGCAAGGGGAGAACCCGGCCTGTGGGTGCAGATCCTGCCCGCCCACTGCAGCGCGTCAAGCAGAGCTAGGTGCTCGGCCCCCAGggtgcccctccccagcccgtCGCGGCTGCTGCTCGGTGCCAgccggctgggggggggagggggggctccggGAAAAGAGCAGCAAATCTATGCAGCCCAGGAGCCATGCGTGCCTGGCGCTGCCCCCCAGAATGAGAGAGAACCAGGCATCTGGGGGGTTGAGCTACCCTCGCCCTGACCTCCGCCTCGTCTCCCCCCAGGGATGGGGCTGCAGTGCCGCTGGGCCCAGCCGTGGAGACGGGCGTGACGAACCCCCACGGCTACACCCTCAACTACAACGAGTTCGTCGTCTACGACCCGGGCCAGGTGCGGATGCGCTACCTGCTCCAAGTGCGCTTCAGCTTCGCCCCGCTGTGGTGACAGGCCACCCGGTCGAgagacacccccttcccccctccggGATTCCTGTGGAAATGTTTCTCTGGCTGCTTTCTACAGCAATACATTTGGTACCAGCCCTGATTGCGCCCTGCTGCATTTCTGGCTGCAGCGTGctggaaatggggggcagggctgctgagtcaggagcctggctgccccctaCAGGGGGGTGTTTTCCCCCAATTAGGCTAGGGCATGGGGGCTTGAGATACAATGTCGCGACTCTCTCGCcctcatccagccccatggacaaCCCAGAAGCAGTAACACAAGggtgggggcctggggcctgaTAGATCCCAAGGGACGGGGTAGGGGGGACGGGGTAGGGGGGACGTGTCTCTGGCCTCTTAGCCCCCCCtcgctctgggggaggggctgggccgggaCCTGCTGGGACAGGAAAGGCCTTGTTCTTTGCAGCTCAGCAGGCGGCTTTATTGTGTCATCTCCGCTCATATGGGTCAGGGTTCAGCCTTGTCCCCCCGCAGACAGGCCCACTCCAGGAAATAGACGTTGCCCAGGATGTCGCCCACGGCCAagagcagctgggaggcaggagacaggagcagcgCAATGGAACTGccccagctgcagagagagaaccAGGGATCAGAGAGCctggggctgcgggtggggagtgaggggcactggaagagctgggggagcccagggctgggttggcagggggctgtgggttggagtGAGGAGCATCGTTTCACGCCACCCACCAGTCTCCCCGTGGCGTGCTTCCAGATCTTGAGGTCTCCATCCAGTGTTGTActcaaagtactgcacaggatcttttcagggggaataaggcaaaacaccacatttattagtaatacatgtatttattaacactgtgttatatgcatataatatattacacttacactcacacacacacacacacacacacacacacacacaaacacaattgttgttaccaattagttgctcccctttaCTTCACTGggcaggtgagttagatgggggagggggtggagccgggcttctgccgatccggatcgatgctcccatgttgacaagacgagacctggggtcctctgcaagacacctcacttttatagcagctttcctcttatgcaaatctataccagattcaaactctgtgtctgtgtccattggtcctttgtgctgctttcttctgagtgttgtcccaatgctgcaaagagggtgtttccaaaagaaggtgcttgcttctaacccccgaggctgtcagtatgtctgcttgtctttaatgagcccacttgacacgttttattgtccttgggtctggctcccagcccctcttcaACAGttaggctgtctggaggtgctgccttccatgccttactcatccacacctcattcattcaacagggcaattgattaagagtggggggagggggggagagctcttgttctactgctagcaaaaagaaatttttcttctatattattctatccttaggggctataatattataccaagggcaatgcaaagtttccaaatgaggctttgatacaaagtcccatgaaacagaggtcacacgtgggtagacccaccacaaggttatatgaagaggcacaatgtagaGTTatgtgaaaattatcagagattgatctacattgtcccccttttgacctctcaagaacaattcttgagtggtcaccatataaatcttttgtatttgttgcaaacaaaccaaacaattataaccaggtgaatataactaaaaccattacaattgactaaacaccagatataacataaacacaaatgcaaacaattataattataataattggaaatacaacaaaaccattaccattacaataattgggtacattgacaaacaaaatgaggcccaagtttgatgctgcaatagccatcaaacaataaaagtcactgaggtcaggaccttcttaagcacacacaacaaataagattttgtaggagtaccacagttgttatgcaaggttaagctgatttggacttaaactaacattcagttgctaaaatgttgtagaattccctatttttaacagttgttctcagaggtttttggggacctgaaagatggggccatacaattatgggccaaggtcttacaggttatgggggcccaagaactacccttcagggcttggggaaatagaaccagagtgcatagaggaaagtgtggaattaataataatacaagcaaatgtaactaacaatacaaatgtattaagaacaaaaatcaacaccaaaatgattattagagaacctaacaaaacaaaataacctgatgcactggggaccaaagtcttttggacacaaggggtgattgataagttggagggagatgggggaagtagagagaggaaaagacatttgccctgtctagtgtagtatcccctctttttctagacccaatgctagcacaggacaccactagagacagacacagaacatgcaacacagaacactgaacacagactttgtcatgacactataaccatggtattttataactcttgcTGGTAGCAGCTCTTCTGATGTtccggttcagagcctgaaagatagaagcttggaaacaaattagcacagtgcttccaccatggcagaacctgcttggtctctgccacagtgtgtttggtacttggggctgaacaaatgctaattaagtggtgcatttttttgagagtgtaaatcctccctttttcccagtaaaagggcgttaacactccatctagaaaaaaaaattctgttttaaaatctccagccattttgccatggcctggagatctgaggcagaagcaggcactgttaactgtttcaatggcattttggcccagggaggaggaatttacccaaatatcccccttcccaatctccagaggggtcccaaacgtctgcccccttctggggtctcaaatgttttttctcctgatgttactgctgctgtaagatttgagagtgctgttttaactctctgtacccaacctgtttttcagtttctttatctgttgcttgcctgggcccgatcctgcttttttcaataaacagttcctttccatgggcacaagccttgttccactaccaatttagcaaggagggtgggctttccaactagcccccacccttcctggtcccattccttaaacattttcttcaaaattgtgaaattaccacaatattacttacaaaaaaactaaacaaacataaaccacactacactgtccaaactcctatatccttcagagtttggtttaacagaataagatctgtatcttatgtttttaacccactctgggccagagggagagacgctaagcctccctctgtattgctcggcctgctaccaccgagggttcatacaccaattatacaaatccttccccggatcagagtgagaaacactaagttctcctctttagctcagtcttgctacggctgagaGTGTATGTGCCtttataacacaatttaaacctaaactcctatatccttcagagtttggttaatccttccccggatcagagtgagaaacactaagttctcctctttagctcagtcatgaacacaatttaaacctaaactcctatatccttcagagtttggttaattaactgaaagtttatgctctttttcctatagtgccaggcttgctaaagctggcggtgtgcacaccaattttataataactgtggattctatgcttgctcccgctttcgcattctccaccaaaatgttatactcaaagtactgcacaggatcttttcagggggaataaggcaaaacaccacatttattagtaatacatgtatttattaacactgtgttatatgcatataatatattacacttacactcatacacacacaaacacactccgtcttgttgttaccaattagttgctccccttaacttcactgggcaggtgagttagatgggggagggggtggagccgggcttctgccgatccggatcgatgctcccatgttgacaagacgagacccagggtcctctgcaagacacctcacttttatagcagctttccacttatgcaaatctataccagattcaaactctgtgtctgtgtccattggtcctttgtgctgctttcttttgagtgttgtcccaatgctgcaaagagggtgtttccaaaagaaggtgcttgcttctaacccccgaggctgtcagtatgtctgcttgtctttaatgagcccacttgacacgttttattttccttgggtctggctcccagcccctcttcaACAGttaggctgtctggaggtgctgccttccatgccttgctcatccacacctcattcattcaacagggcaattgattaagagtggggggggggagagctcttgttctactgctagcaaaaagaaatttttcttctatattattctatccttaggggctataatattataccaagggcaatgcaaagtttctaaatgaggctttgatacaaagtcccatgaaaacagaggtcacacgtgggtagacccaccacaaggttatatgaagaggcacaatgtagaGTTatgtgaaaattatcagagattaaTCTACACCAGCGCTGCCGTCACTAGCACATCCCCGCAGCTGTGCAGCGCAGTGACCTTGGAACTGTGGATCTGAGGGGCACAGGCCGTGAAGGGGTTAACGTGTAGGAACAGgaggcccctgccccagcccaaagggGTTGCGGGATCGGCTGACCTGAGGGTTCACCCCAGCCTCAGTGCTTCCAGGGAAGAGAACGAACCCTCCGACCCCCGGAAGCTGACCTGAGGCTGCGGCCAGCCCGCACCGAGCTCAGCAGGGGCCAAGCCCCTCACAAGGATGGGGATAACTCTCTGTCATTCGTTGCGCTGGGTGTTAACCCTGAACCCTGCTGACCACGCCGATGACACGCAAGGAGGGAAACATCCGCACCCCACCCAGTGCAGCAGACTgggctgctgccagcagggaaggagggatgggCCCTGCCGGGACAGGGTCCC
Protein-coding regions in this window:
- the LOC101947346 gene encoding poly [ADP-ribose] polymerase 2 isoform X11, producing MRQKQRAAEAGGAGLALELRWEWQDSGGTWHRFVPEQSEVLTQAARAGKPSVAVGSRVDLRRMVQRDGQTGQDRCVAAAVQDQDSYFMWCWQGDEEGQWLPYPADTCLALERARRGDGGPSLEVTFSRTRYTLDTAQMTQTNIRTGYQRRMERRESDAVDDDGGSEPSSVPGSSSPQRPPAPKRPRDGGASPNPGAGEESTEVIKTLIVKGKAPVDPECLAKLGKTNLQFNNNKFYVLQLLEDDGPQSYSVWTRWGRVGRPGQHALVSCAGDLAQAKEIFTKKFLDKTKNHWAERCNFQKVPGKYDLLHMDSRPPAAEPSCAGASQPKPASRLDPRVQALLGLICDLQAMEEIVLEMKYDTKKAPLGKLTVEQIRAGFQSLQKVEAVLRAGDTGRALLEACNEFYTRVPHDFGLRTPPLIRTWQELQEKVQLLEALGEIQIAIKLARLELHGQEHPLDRSYRTLGCELHPLERDSAHFQVLERYLLSTHAPTHRDYSMELLEAFTLRRAGEPPFRASLSNRTLLWHGSRLGNWVGILSQGLRVAPPEAPVTGYMFGKGIYFADMSSKSANYCFASRQRDVGLLLLCEGWGCSAAGPSRGDGRDEPPRLHPQLQRVRRLRPGPGADALPAPSALQLRPAVVTGHPVERHPLPPSGIPVEMFLWLLSTAIHLVPALIAPCCISGCSVLEMGGRAAESGAWLPPTGGCFPPIRLGHGGLRYNVATLSPSSSPMDNPEAVTQGWGPGA
- the LOC101947346 gene encoding poly [ADP-ribose] polymerase 2 isoform X4: MHRARYANDPAPPANECRRAASPVCVSHSTMRAYQLGAGLRLLHARDRPGQGTGQMQRSDMQMRMGCARVWFPERCLERGRVGAAAPRMRQKQRAAEAGGAGLALELRWEWQDSGGTWHRFVPEQSEVLTQAARAGKPSVAVGSRVDLRRMVQRDGQTGQDRCVAAAVQDQDSYFMWCWQGDEEGQWLPYPADTCLALERARRGDGGPSLEVTFSRTRYTLDTAQMTQTNIRTGYQRRMERRESEVIKTLIVKGKAPVDPECLAKLGKAHIYCEGDDVYDVMLNQTNLQFNNNKFYVLQLLEDDGPQSYSVWTRWGRVGRPGQHALVSCAGDLAQAKEIFTKKFLDKTKNHWAERCNFQKVPGKYDLLHMDSRPPAAEPSCAGASQPKPASRLDPRVQALLGLICDLQAMEEIVLEMKYDTKKAPLGKLTVEQIRAGFQSLQKVEAVLRAGDTGRALLEACNEFYTRVPHDFGLRTPPLIRTWQELQEKVQLLEALGEIQIAIKLARLELHGQEHPLDRSYRTLGCELHPLERDSAHFQVLERYLLSTHAPTHRDYSMELLEAFTLRRAGEPPFRASLSNRTLLWHGSRLGNWVGILSQGLRVAPPEAPVTGYMFGKGIYFADMSSKSANYCFASRQRDVGLLLLCEGWGCSAAGPSRGDGRDEPPRLHPQLQRVRRLRPGPGADALPAPSALQLRPAVVTGHPVERHPLPPSGIPVEMFLWLLSTAIHLVPALIAPCCISGCSVLEMGGRAAESGAWLPPTGGCFPPIRLGHGGLRYNVATLSPSSSPMDNPEAVTQGWGPGA